From the bacterium genome, the window ACCGCCACGCCGGCAGCCCGGCCACGCTGCGGGTCACCGGCAAGAGCGACGTCACTCTCGAATTCCGCGAGCCCCAAAGGGCGATCAGCCCGGGCCAAGCCGTGGTGTTTTACCGCGGCGACGAAGTGCTGGGCGGCGGGTGGATTGAGAAGGGATTTTGAAGCAAATGTCATCCTGAGCGAAGCGAAGGATCTACGACTGGCCAAGAAACTTCGAGTCACAGAGTTCCTTCGTGTCTTCGGGTCCACTTAGGATGACACGAAGGGGATTGGATCTTTCAAAGATCCTTGGTAGGTCGCAGATCCTTCGCTTCGCTCAGGATGACATCACTATGCAAGAGATCGAAGAACAACCCAAGGCCCCGGCCACCGTCGCCTTCGCCACCCTCGGCTGCAAGGCCAATCAGTACGACACCAGCTTCCTCGAAGCCCAGCTCGAGCGCCGCAACTACAAGCTGGTCGATTTCCGGGAGAAGGCCGACATCTACGTCTTCAACACCTGCACGGTGACCGACGGCGCCGACCTCGATAGCCGCAACCTGATCCGCCGGGCCAAGTGCCGCAACCCCGAGGCCTTCACCGTCGTCACCGGCTGCTATGCCCAAACCAAGCCCCAAGAGGTCGCCAAGATCGAGGGCGTCGACCTGGTCCTGGGCAACGACAAGAAGCACAGCCTCTTCACTTATTTGGAGCAGGGAAGGCCGGAAAAAACTCAGGTCGCGGTCGACAACATCTTCCTCCAGACCGAGCTCGAAACTTTCGGCCTGGCGAGCTACGCCAAGAACACCCGGGCCTTCGTCAAGATCCAGGATGGCTGCAACCAATTCTGCACCTTCTGCATCATCCCCTATGCCCGGGGCCGCAACCGCAGCATCGCGATCCCCCGGGTCCTGGAGGAATTGCGGCGCTTGAGCGAGGCCGGTTTCAAAGAAGCCGTGCTCACCGGCATCCACATCGGGACCTATGGCCAAGACCTGGAGCCGGCCACCTCTTTATATGAGCTGCTCAGGGCCATTGAGGAAACCCGGCCGATCCACCGGGTCCGCGTTTCCTCGATCGACCCCGAGGAGGTCGGTGAGGAGATGGTCGAGCTCTTCGCCGGCGCCCGAACCCTCTGCCCCCACCTCCACATCCCCCTGCAAAGCGGCGACGACGAAATCCTGAAGATGATGCGGCGGCGCTACACCGTGAAGGACTTCGCCAAGCTCTGCGAGAGCCTGGCCGCTCGGATTCCTCGGGTCTGCCTCGGAACCGACGTCATCGTCGGTTTCCCCTATGAGGAGGGAGCCCGCTTCGAGAACAGCTTTGGGCTGCTCCGGGACGCGCCGGTCCATTATTTCCACGTCTTTCCCTTCAGCCCCAAGCGGGGGACCCCGGCCGCCAAGATGCTGGGGCAGGTGCCGGCGGGGGTCAAAAACGCCAACGCACTGCGTCTCCGCGAGCTGTCCGCCCAAAAATCGGGCGATTTTCGGCGCCGATTTCTGGGGGCGGAAGTGGAAGTGATCCTTGAGGGTTCTGGGACTTCGTGCGAGAATGAGGCATTGAGGGAGTCGGAATGGACCGGCTTTTCCGAGAATTACCTGCCCGTGGCGGTGACGACGAGCGCGGGTTTTCGCGGAAAACTCGTTCGATGCCGGCTTGATTCTGAAAGCGGAGGAAGGCTTGCCGGAAAAGATCACGCGCGAGGAGAAGAAGCGCCTGAAGGAGTTCGAGCGTAAGCTCGGCTACCGATTCAAGCGCAAGAACATCCTCAAGAACGCGCTCACCCACAAATCTTACGCCAACGAACGGCGGCTCGACGCCAGTGAGCACAACGAGCGCCTGGAGTATCTCGGCGACGCGGTGCTCGAACTCATCGTCTCCCATCTGCTGATGGAAAATTATCCGCAGGCCGCCGAGGGCGAGCTGAGCAAGCTCCGGGCCTCGATCGTCAACGAGAAGACCTTGGCCAATGTCGCCCGCGAGCATTGCCTGGGCGAGTTCATGTATCTCGGAAAAGGCGAGGAGATGGGCGCCGGCCGCGAGAAGCCCAGCTTGCTCTCCAACGCGCTGGAGGCGGTGCTCGGGGCCATCTACCTCGACCGCGGTTTCAAGAAGGCCTTCAAGGTCATCGGCCGGATCGCCCTCGAGCTCTTCGAGCAGGTCGGCCAAGAGGGCTTCTACAAGGACTACAAGACCCAACTCCAGGAGCGGGCTCAGATCCTCTTCAAGACGGTGCCGAAGTACAAGCTGATCAAGGAGTCGGGCCCCGACCACGACAAGACCTTCGAGATCAACCTCCTCATCCGGGGCGAGGTGATGGGGATGGGGAGTGGCAAGAGCAAGAAGAACGCCGAGCAAGCCGCGGCCAAGGAAGCCCTGGAGAACATCGAAAAGGTCGCGGCCGCCCGAGCCGCCGGCGAAGCCAACCCCAATGCGGTCGGCTGAGCGTCCCTACATCATTCCGATCTTCATCTCCCATCTGGGCTGCCCCTTCCAATGCCTCTACTGCCAGCAGGAGCGGATCACCGCCCAGGAGCGCTGGCTCCCGACCCCGCGGGCGGTCCAGGATCGCATCGAAGCCTTCCTGGCCACCCGCAAGCCCGGCAAATACAGCCACAGCGAGATCGCGTTTTACGGCGGCACCTTCACCGGCTTGGAGCGGGACCTGATGGAGGAATTGCTCGAAGCCGCCGGCCGCTTCGTCGAGCAAGGCGAGGTCCGCAACTTGCGGGCCTCGACCAAGCCGGACTACGTCGATCCTGAAATTTTGAGCCTGCTGCGCAGTTTCGGCATGGACACGATCGAGCTCGGCGTCCAGTCGCTGGACGATCGAGTGTTGGCGAAAGTGGGGCGGGGCTACGGCGCCCAACGGGTGGAGCGGGCGGTCGGCGATTTGCGGGAAAAGGGAATGAAGGTCGGCATTCAGCTCATGCAGGGCCTCCCCGGCGGCGACGAGGCCGAAGCCCTCGAAAGCGCCCGCCGCGCCATCGCCCTGCGGCCCGATTTCGTCCGCCTCTATCC encodes:
- the mtaB gene encoding tRNA (N(6)-L-threonylcarbamoyladenosine(37)-C(2))-methylthiotransferase MtaB, producing the protein MQEIEEQPKAPATVAFATLGCKANQYDTSFLEAQLERRNYKLVDFREKADIYVFNTCTVTDGADLDSRNLIRRAKCRNPEAFTVVTGCYAQTKPQEVAKIEGVDLVLGNDKKHSLFTYLEQGRPEKTQVAVDNIFLQTELETFGLASYAKNTRAFVKIQDGCNQFCTFCIIPYARGRNRSIAIPRVLEELRRLSEAGFKEAVLTGIHIGTYGQDLEPATSLYELLRAIEETRPIHRVRVSSIDPEEVGEEMVELFAGARTLCPHLHIPLQSGDDEILKMMRRRYTVKDFAKLCESLAARIPRVCLGTDVIVGFPYEEGARFENSFGLLRDAPVHYFHVFPFSPKRGTPAAKMLGQVPAGVKNANALRLRELSAQKSGDFRRRFLGAEVEVILEGSGTSCENEALRESEWTGFSENYLPVAVTTSAGFRGKLVRCRLDSESGGRLAGKDHARGEEAPEGVRA
- the rnc gene encoding ribonuclease III, whose amino-acid sequence is MPEKITREEKKRLKEFERKLGYRFKRKNILKNALTHKSYANERRLDASEHNERLEYLGDAVLELIVSHLLMENYPQAAEGELSKLRASIVNEKTLANVAREHCLGEFMYLGKGEEMGAGREKPSLLSNALEAVLGAIYLDRGFKKAFKVIGRIALELFEQVGQEGFYKDYKTQLQERAQILFKTVPKYKLIKESGPDHDKTFEINLLIRGEVMGMGSGKSKKNAEQAAAKEALENIEKVAAARAAGEANPNAVG
- a CDS encoding radical SAM protein; this encodes MRSAERPYIIPIFISHLGCPFQCLYCQQERITAQERWLPTPRAVQDRIEAFLATRKPGKYSHSEIAFYGGTFTGLERDLMEELLEAAGRFVEQGEVRNLRASTKPDYVDPEILSLLRSFGMDTIELGVQSLDDRVLAKVGRGYGAQRVERAVGDLREKGMKVGIQLMQGLPGGDEAEALESARRAIALRPDFVRLYPTVVLEGTALAELYRRGLFRPWTLETAVEVCRTLGSLFEAAQIPIIKMGLEFSSDEREGILAGPYHPRFRELVGLR